The Bradyrhizobium sp. WSM471 genome includes the window GCCGACAGTTGCACGCCTATGCTAAAAAGAACCCAGGCCATCATCCACACCGCTCCCGCCAAGACCAGTGCGACCGCCGTCATAGCGGAGTCGCGACTAAGAGCGACTGCGGCAACCGCTCCGCCCATAGACAGTGAACAGGCGCGGATCGCTGCCTCTCCGCTCATGCGCTTACGTACCTCAGTGATGTTGAGCGCACTTACCACCGCGCCCAAACCAAAGGCGCTGAGCATAAGGCCATAAGTCTCGGCGCCACCGCCCAGGAGATCGCGCGTGACTAGCGGCATCAGTGCAAAAATCGCGCCGCCAAACACGCCCATGACCATGGATCGGGTGAGCACGATCCTTATCGCGGGCGAATTGACGATATAGCGCACGCCCGAAACGATGGCGCGGCTAAGCTTCTCAGGAGGCAAACGAGAGGGTTCGGAGATGCGCTTCCACATGAAGAGTGCGAACATCAGCGGCAGATAGAGCAGTGCATTGAGCGCGAAGGCAGCTACCGCGCCGGCCGCCGCAACGACAATGCCGCCGACGGCCGGCCCTATACTGCGCGCTATATTGTAGCTAATGCCATTCAGCGCCACGGCGGCAGGAAGTGCTTCGGAGGGCACCTGCTCGCTCACGGAGGATTGCCAAGCGGGCCCCATCAGCGCCATGCCGCTGCCGACCGCAAAGCAAAGCACCAGCAAGAGATTTGGAGTGGTGAGACCGAACCAGTCGAGCACGCTCAGCGCGGTTGCGCCGCAAAGCTCAATCGAGAGTGCAACGAGCCCCACGATCCGACGGTCATACATGTCAGCGACCGCTCCAGCCGGCATCGAAATCAGCATCACGGGCAGCAAGAGCGCGGTCTGCACCAGCGCGACTTGATCCGCGGAAGATGTCATCTGTGTCATTGCCCAGGCTGCGGCTACGCCTTGGATCAGGATCCCGAGATTGGTGAGCAAGCTCGCAAGCCAAATTCGACGAAAGGCAGGATAGCGCAACGGCGCGGTGATGCCGTCGCTACTGGCCGGCACGGACTTGGACGAATGCGTCACTTCTGCTCCCATGGCGAGACCACATCAGCCATGCCCAGGCAGAGTTGGATTCTCATACTGGCCAACGTTTCTTGTCAGATTTCGTTTTTGCGCACCACGTTTCCGGGCGCTTATTGATTCCGCCAAGCTCCCGAGGGCCAGATCGAGGTTCGGAATTAGGGCCCGGCGCGATGGAATTTGACTCTCGGCCTGTGGCCGGACATTCCACGCGCTCCCCGAACTGTGCCGGCATGGCAACTCCGTTCTCGCGGGCGAGGATGCGGCGACGTCCACTAATTCCCTTTTGGAAGTTGCTGCGTCGCGCTTCGGTGCGCAAGCCCCGCCTCGATTCTCTGATCGAGAACAGTGTAAAGGAGGAACCTTGCCTGTTTTCTGCATTTCGCGCGGGCGAGCGAGGAAAAAACACACATGTGCCCGCTTTGTGAACCGTGCACTCGTATCAAGCTTCAGGCGGAATCTCTATGGGGATGGCAAAACCTGCCTTTGCTCGATCCATTATGACTATGGTCTTAAATCCCTTGATGTCCGGTTTGTCATAGAAGAAGCGTCGGGTAAACTGCTCATATTCTTCCATGCTGCGCGTAGTGATGTAGAGAACAAAGTCAGCGTCCCCTGTAACGTAGAATCCGCTGACCACTTCGGCTGACGATTTGATTGCCTTCTTGAAGTTATCGATGACTTCTAAGCGTTCCCGCTCGAGACTCACGAGAACGAGCATTTGAACAGGACGTCCTATCGCTTTCGTCGACACGACGGATACATCCGCCTCGATGATGCCCTCCGAACGGAGCCTATTTAGCCGTCGCTGACACGCGGTAGCAGAAAGCCCCGCCAATTCGCCAATCATCCCAGAAGTCAGCCTATTATTTTTTTGCACGATTTTCAGGATCTGGGCATCTATTCGATCGTACGGCATAATTGGCTCCCAGCTTTCAGCTGCATTCCATCACAAACGCCTGCGTCTTGCAGAAAATCCTCGAAAT containing:
- a CDS encoding MFS transporter — its product is MTHSSKSVPASSDGITAPLRYPAFRRIWLASLLTNLGILIQGVAAAWAMTQMTSSADQVALVQTALLLPVMLISMPAGAVADMYDRRIVGLVALSIELCGATALSVLDWFGLTTPNLLLVLCFAVGSGMALMGPAWQSSVSEQVPSEALPAAVALNGISYNIARSIGPAVGGIVVAAAGAVAAFALNALLYLPLMFALFMWKRISEPSRLPPEKLSRAIVSGVRYIVNSPAIRIVLTRSMVMGVFGGAIFALMPLVTRDLLGGGAETYGLMLSAFGLGAVVSALNITEVRKRMSGEAAIRACSLSMGGAVAAVALSRDSAMTAVALVLAGAVWMMAWVLFSIGVQLSAPRWVAGRSLAAYQAASSGGVALGSWGWGHLTDVVGVDTTLLISAGLMFASPLLGLWLPMPRISARSEEAEMLDDPQVRLALTGRSGPLVVEIEYRIAQENARAFHILMQDIQLFRKRNGAYGWSIARDIADPESWTERYQCPTWFDYLRQRNRATQSERALDEKALAFHMGPEPVRVRRMLDRPFGSVRWKEDTPDRDVNHVLPGRLSR
- a CDS encoding Lrp/AsnC family transcriptional regulator — translated: MPYDRIDAQILKIVQKNNRLTSGMIGELAGLSATACQRRLNRLRSEGIIEADVSVVSTKAIGRPVQMLVLVSLERERLEVIDNFKKAIKSSAEVVSGFYVTGDADFVLYITTRSMEEYEQFTRRFFYDKPDIKGFKTIVIMDRAKAGFAIPIEIPPEA